The genomic DNA CCTTATATGAATTATCTTGATTTATATCTATATGAACAACGTTTGTACTGCCAAACAAATTGTGCAAGTTTCCTAATGCTTCTTGATAGGCTCCAGTCATAAAAATTCCAATTAGATAATCTTTATCTTGCTCTGGCTTATGTAAATTTAGTAATGATTTAATTTTTCCATCATCAATAAAATTATTTAGTTTCCCATCTGAATCACAAGTTAAATCTGCAAAGTTGCCTTTGCAGAAAGGCTCTTCTAAGTGCCTATGTATTGGTAAAATTGGAAATATCTGATTGATTGCCCAGCTATCTGGAATAGATTTAAAGATTGATATATTTGCATAATAAGTTGACGCAAGAGTTTCTGTAATTTCAGCTAAATCAGGGTGATTGATTTCATCATTATTCAGGTTATTAGAAATTTCTTGTGCGCAAGCCCAGGTAAGTTCTTCGGCATAAGCTCTTTCTGCTAAACTTAAAAATCCTAATCTAAAGGCAACTAAGCAATCTTCTTTAAACTTTTTTGCATCATTCCATAGTTCAATTATTTGAGATAAATTTATTTTTTTATTTTTAAGTTTTTTTAATTCATAGAAAGTTTCAAGTAAATTTGAAATGATTAATTGTTGATCTTTTTGATCAATAATTTGTAGTTTGGAACTGACATGGCTAGTTCCCAAGACATTAAAAATTAAAACTGAACAATGACTAATTATTGCTCTTCCACTTTCTGAGATTATGGTTGGATGCTTGATATTATTTAATTCACATGAATCTTTAATGGTTGCAATTACATCGTTAGCATAATTTTGAAGAGAATAATTAGTAGAGGTGTTGGAGGAGGTTTTAGTTCCATCAAAATCTATCCCTAATCCCCCCCCTACGTCGATATATTGCATTGGGGCTCCTAGTTTACATAGTTCAACATATATTTGACTCGCTTCTTGTAATGCGTCTTTGATCACAGCAATATCACTTATTTGACTTCCTATATGAAAATGGAGCAATTTCATTTCGTTTATAAGATTTGCTTCTTTAAGTTCTTTTATTGTCAACATAATTTCTGGGATTGATAATCCAAATTTGGAATTATCTCCAATAGATTTTCCCCATCTACCACTACTTTTACTTGATAACTTTGCTCTAATTCCTATCAATGGAGTCGCGTTAAGTTCTTGAACTGCTTGAATAATTCTTTTTACCTCATCTCGTTGTTCAATAACTATTATTGGATTTTTACCGAGTTTTCTGGCCAAAGTAGCAATCTCAATATATTTTTTATCTTTATATCCGTTGCATATCAATAATGAATTTTGGTTTTCAAGAAGTGCAAGGCCAATTAATAGTTCTGATTTACTTCCTACTTCTAAACCAAAATTCCACTGACTACCAAACTCTATTATCTTTTCCAATACATTTTTTTGTTGATTACATTTGACAGGAAAAACGCCTTGATAGATATTCTTATATTTGTAGTTTTTTATTGCTTTTGAAAAAGCATCATGTAGTGCATTTATTCGATCTTTTAAGATATCGTTAAATCTTATGATTAATGGAGGATTGATTTCTCTACTTTTAAGTTCTTTGACAAGCTTGAAAAGATCAATCTTTTTTTCAGATTTTATATCTTTAGTTACTGATATATTTCCTTTGGAATTTATAGAAAAATATTTATCCCCCCATTTGTCTATGTTGTAAGTCGAAATACTATCTTCAATAGTCCAAATATTTTTTAATTTTTTTGGTTCAAAATTGGTCAATTTATTTCTTAATAATTAAAATGTTTTTGAAAATAAATCAAAACAATATCTTTTATTTTAATGATTACTTGCCAAGTTACCACCCAAAAGTTGAATATACATAGAGTGATTATTAACTAAATGACCAAAGAGAGAACCTTTATTGCAATTAAACCAGATGGAGTTCAAAGAGGATATGTTGCTGAGATTATTGGCAGATTTGAAAAAAAAGGATTTAAATTGGTTGGATTAAAGCAATTAATCCCTTCAAAAGATCTTGCTCAAAATCATTATGGTGTACATAGAGAAAGACCCTTTTTTGGTAATTTAGTAGACTTTATCTCAAGTGGTCCTGTTGTAGCAATGGTGTGGGAAGGCGAAGGAGTTATTTTGAGTGCTAGAAAACTAATAGGTGCAACAAAACCTCTTGAAGCAGAGCCTGGAACAATTAGAGGTGATTTAGCTATTGATATAGGGAGGAATATTATTCATGGTTCTGATGGAGAAGATACTGCAAAATTTGAAATTGATCTATGGTTTAACGATGAGGAATTATGTGAGTGGGAAACTTCTGATTCGAAATGGCGATCTGAAAATTAAAATTTAAATCTCAAATCTATCTAAACTAAATTTTTCTAAAAAGCTTTTTTCTATTTCTTTAAGAATTTTATTTTGAACTATTTTCAAAAGAAGATCACTTGTTATTGCAGAAAATAAAACTCCATTTCTATAATGTCCTGTAGCTATAAAAAGGTTTTCAATTTTTGATTTTCCAATTATTGGTTTAAGGTCTGGTGTGCAAGGTCTAAATCCCCACCAATGTTCCATTTGTGGCCAATTAATAGCTTCTGGTAATAAAGAGCAAATGCCTTCTTGCAGTTCTTTTATTCCATAAGGAGTATTACCCTGATTAAATTTTGAATCTTTTTCAACTGTCGCTCCAACGATAATAAGTCCATCATCACGAGGAACTAGATAAGTTTTTGGACCAAAAATAACTCTTTTCAAGAAATTTGTTGGACCTTGTATTGATAGCATTTGTCCCTTTACAG from Prochlorococcus marinus CUG1416 includes the following:
- the ndk gene encoding nucleoside-diphosphate kinase; the protein is MTKERTFIAIKPDGVQRGYVAEIIGRFEKKGFKLVGLKQLIPSKDLAQNHYGVHRERPFFGNLVDFISSGPVVAMVWEGEGVILSARKLIGATKPLEAEPGTIRGDLAIDIGRNIIHGSDGEDTAKFEIDLWFNDEELCEWETSDSKWRSEN
- the speA gene encoding biosynthetic arginine decarboxylase, whose product is MTNFEPKKLKNIWTIEDSISTYNIDKWGDKYFSINSKGNISVTKDIKSEKKIDLFKLVKELKSREINPPLIIRFNDILKDRINALHDAFSKAIKNYKYKNIYQGVFPVKCNQQKNVLEKIIEFGSQWNFGLEVGSKSELLIGLALLENQNSLLICNGYKDKKYIEIATLARKLGKNPIIVIEQRDEVKRIIQAVQELNATPLIGIRAKLSSKSSGRWGKSIGDNSKFGLSIPEIMLTIKELKEANLINEMKLLHFHIGSQISDIAVIKDALQEASQIYVELCKLGAPMQYIDVGGGLGIDFDGTKTSSNTSTNYSLQNYANDVIATIKDSCELNNIKHPTIISESGRAIISHCSVLIFNVLGTSHVSSKLQIIDQKDQQLIISNLLETFYELKKLKNKKINLSQIIELWNDAKKFKEDCLVAFRLGFLSLAERAYAEELTWACAQEISNNLNNDEINHPDLAEITETLASTYYANISIFKSIPDSWAINQIFPILPIHRHLEEPFCKGNFADLTCDSDGKLNNFIDDGKIKSLLNLHKPEQDKDYLIGIFMTGAYQEALGNLHNLFGSTNVVHIDINQDNSYKVKNIIKEDSKSEILQLLDYSSASLVESIRINTESAIDQQKLTIEEARKLMDQIEISLRKSSYLSE